In Primulina huaijiensis isolate GDHJ02 chromosome 6, ASM1229523v2, whole genome shotgun sequence, a single window of DNA contains:
- the LOC140979476 gene encoding protein NRT1/ PTR FAMILY 1.2-like yields MIEEEGEVVPLLELGSRKNEADNNKGGFRTLPFIIGAEGLEKLATYGLTPNMTVYLMGKYHMGMTTASNVLFFWSSATNFMPIIWAIIADSFLGQFYAIGVGSIICFMGMILLWLTTVITNAKPPPCDESSTHCCSPTVPQFAFLCSSLGLMSIGAGGVRSSSLAFGANQLRKGIFKKASCVKDSYFSWYYMFTTVSVLLAYTCVVYIQDNLGWRVGFAIPALLMLLAVFVFFSASSWYIKPDYKTSLLKNLVKVVVASYRNRHLKLSDRTDVLYHHNNGSSNIPPSRKLRFLNKACIVKDPQCDTTANEMATNSCNPCTVDQVEELKSLLRVIPIWFSGMIMFVNVCQPSFPVLQAASMNRKISSFEFPAASFSTLALLSIIISVILYDRVFLPLASRVRGSHVRISTKTRMGFGIFLTFTAMLVTAAVESIRRTVVAANMSAMWLVPQYCLTGFAEALNVIAQNEFYFSELPRSMWSIAATLNGIGLALANLVASFILNCVDVISKEGGHGSWISNDIDKGRYDYYYLVLAGLSMANMVYFIVCSSVYGPLKGEINLAEQEDEF; encoded by the exons ATGATCGAAGAAGAAGGAGAAGTGGTGCCTCTTTTGGAGTTGGGGAGTCGTAAAAATGAAGCTGATAATAACAAGGGTGGCTTCAGAACGTTGCCCTTTATCATTG GGGCTGAAGGATTGGAGAAGCTGGCCACATATGGACTGACTCCTAATATGACAGTTTATTTGATGGGAAAGTATCATATGGGAATGACCACTGCGTCAAATGTGTTGTTTTTTTGGTCGTCAGCAACAAATTTTATGCCAATTATATGGGCTATCATTGCAGATTCTTTCTTGGGCCAGTTTTATGCCATCGGGGTTGGATCTATAATTTGCTTTAtg GGAATGATTCTTTTGTGGTTAACTACGGTAATCACAAATGCGAAACCGCCTCCATGCGATGAATCCAGCACCCATTGCTGCTCCCCCACGGTCCCCCAGTTTGCGTTCCTGTGCAGTTCTCTTGGCTTAATGTCCATCGGAGCTGGGGGAGTCCGATCCTCGTCTTTAGCCTTCGGTGCAAATCAACTCCGGAAAGGAATTTTCAAGAAGGCTTCATGTGTCAAAGATAGCTATTTCAGCTGGTACTATATGTTCACCACTGTCTCCGTCCTTCTTGCCTACACATGTGTCGTTTACATTCAAGACAACTTGGGATGGAGAGTTGGTTTCGCCATCCCCGCGTTGCTGATGTTGCTTGCCGTTTTTGTGTTCTTCTCTGCTTCCTCATGGTATATCAAACCGGATTATAAAACAAGCTTGCTAAAGAATTTGGTAAAGGTCGTCGTAGCTTCTTATAGAAACCGGCATCTGAAACTGTCTGATAGAACAGATGTCTTGTATCATCACAACAACGGATCGTCAAATATTCCTCCCAGTCGGAAGCTCAG GTTTCTTAACAAGGCTTGCATAGTCAAAGATCCACAGTGCGACACAACAGCAAATGAGATGGCTACAAATTCGTGTAATCCGTGCACGGTAGATCAAGTCGAGGAGCTCAAATCACTACTACGAGTGATCCCGATCTGGTTTTCAGGAATGATCATGTTTGTAAACGTATGCCAACCCTCATTTCCAGTACTCCAGGCCGCGTCAATGAACAGAAAAATATCATCTTTTGAGTTTCCTGCAGCCTCATTTAGCACATTGGCGTTGCTATCCATCATAATATCGGTCATACTCTACGACCGTGTATTTCTTCCATTAGCATCCAGAGTCAGGGGGAGTCACGTTCGAATCAGCACTAAAACAAGAATGGGATTCGGGATATTTCTCACATTTACTGCCATGCTGGTTACAGCTGCAGTCGAAAGCATCCGACGAACAGTAGTTGCTGCTAACATGTCAGCGATGTGGCTGGTGCCACAGTATTGCCTTACAGGCTTTGCAGAGGCCTTAAACGTTATCGCACAAAACGAGTTCTACTTTTCGGAACTTCCGAGAAGTATGTGGAGTATAGCAGCAACACTGAATGGGATTGGATTGGCTTTGGCGAATTTGGTTGCGAGTTTTATACTGAATTGTGTCGATGTCATCTCGAAAGAAGGCGGGCACGGGAGCTGGATTTCGAACGACATTGATAAGGGTCGCTATGATTATTACTACTTGGTTCTTGCGGGGTTGAGTATGGCTAATATGGTGTATTTTATTGTTTGTAGCAGTGTTTACGGTCCACTGAAAGGGGAAATAAATCTTGCAGAACAAGAGGATGA